CCGACCACCCGCTGGATGCGCCGGTTGACGGGCCGGGCTCCGTAGTAGACGAAGAGTCCGAGGACGAACGTCCCGACGAACGAGTACAGAAACAGTCCGACGATGCCGGCCACCCCCGCCGCGACGAGCCACCATCCGACGCGCCGCCGGTCGATAGCCGGCGCTCCTCCGACGTTCATATTATCGAGTCCAGTCTCCTGCGGATATAGCTACTGCCCGAAGCGACGGCCGGCGACCGTCGCTCCCGGCTCACCGCCGTCGCAGTCCGACGAAGTACGCCGGGTTGCTGCTGTGTCGCCGCTCGAACACCGTCCGGTAGCCGAACTCCGTCTCCCACTCGCCCGTCGACTCGAATCGGGCACCGACCTCTCCGGGCGTGATGCCGTACCCCGAGCGGTCGTCGGTGCGCGCGTCGCCGAGGACGCAGTACCGACCCCCGGAGCGGACGACTTCTCCGAGGCCGTCGACCAGTCGGTCTCGCTCCTCCGCCGTGAGGACGTGGTACATGGCGGAGTCGAGCACCGTCCGAAAGGCGAACCCGGCGTCGGCCAGTCGGTCGAGGTAGAGGGCGTCCCACACCAAGAACGCGGCGTCGATACGGCGCCACCGAGCCTTCTCTCTGCTCTGCCGGATCGCTGCGGGCGAGATGTCGATGCCGAGCACGTCGAAGCCCTGCCGCGCCAAGAACAGCGACAGTTCGCCCGTCCCGCATCCGAGATCCAACACCGGTTCGCGGACGTACCCCGTCTCGACGAGGTGGACGAACGGTCGCTGCGGCCGGCCGATGTCCCAGTTCGGGACGCCCGCGTAGGCGGCGTCGTAGACGTGCGCCAGCGGTCGTTCGGGCGGGAGCGCACTCATCTCGGGAACGAACCCGGGCTCATCCGAACGGCGGTCGTCCGGTTGCGTTCGTCTCCCGACGCGATGATTCCGTGCGACGGCATGTCCCCGACTGCGGTCACCGGGGTAATAACTCGTGGTGCGCCGGCGTCCGAAACCCCGGATTTAGTATAGCAACATACCATTTACTCGTCCGCGCGGCGACGTCCGAACGTATCAGAGAAGCGAATAAATGTGGCGTTCGTACGTCTCTCGCACGCTGTCGCCCCAGTTGTGGGTGTAGGTGTCGATGATG
This Halogeometricum sp. S3BR5-2 DNA region includes the following protein-coding sequences:
- a CDS encoding class I SAM-dependent methyltransferase, translated to MSALPPERPLAHVYDAAYAGVPNWDIGRPQRPFVHLVETGYVREPVLDLGCGTGELSLFLARQGFDVLGIDISPAAIRQSREKARWRRIDAAFLVWDALYLDRLADAGFAFRTVLDSAMYHVLTAEERDRLVDGLGEVVRSGGRYCVLGDARTDDRSGYGITPGEVGARFESTGEWETEFGYRTVFERRHSSNPAYFVGLRRR